A genomic window from Triticum urartu cultivar G1812 chromosome 7, Tu2.1, whole genome shotgun sequence includes:
- the LOC125520268 gene encoding ATPase 6, plasma membrane-type-like: protein MASLSLEDVRDETVDLSTVTVDEVFKTLKCDKKGLSEAEGENRLKLFGPNKLEEKKESKLLKFLGFMWNPLSWVMEIAAIMAIALANGGGRPPDWQDFVGIVTLLFINSTISYIEEANAGDAAAALMAGLAPKTKLLRDGNWEERDAAILVPGDIISIKLGDIIPADARLLEGDALKIDQSALTGESMPVNKYAGQEVFSGSTVKQGELEAVVIATGVHTFFGKAAHLVDSTNNVGHFQQVLTAIGNFCIISIAAGMLVEIIVMYPIQHRAYRDGIDNLLVLLIGGIPIAMPTVLSVTMAIGSHRLSQQGAITKRMTAIEEMAGMDVLCSDKTGTLTLNKLTVDKTLIEVCSKGVDKDMVLLYAARASRVENQDAIDTCIVNMLADPKEARAGIKEVHFLPFNPVDKRTAITYIDGNGDWHRVSKGAPEQIIELCKMAPDAEKKVHTLIASYADRGLRSLGVSYQQVPEKNKESAGDPWQFIGLLPLFDPPRHDSAETIRRALHLGVNVKMITGDQLAIGKETGRRLGMGTNMYPSTALLGDKNTAVDGLPIDELIEKADGFAGVFPEHKYEIVKRLQDKKHIVGMTGDGVNDAPALKKADIGIAVDDATDAARSASDIVLTEPGLSVIVSAVLTSRAIFQRMKNYTIYAVSITIRIVLGFMLVALIWKFDFAPFMVLIIAILNDGTIMTISKDRVKPSPKPDSWKLDEIFATGVVLGTYMALVTVVFFYLAHDTDFFTETFGVHPIRDNDRQLMAALYLQVSIISQALIFVTRSRSWSFVERPGYLLLFAFFAAQLVATAIAVYADWDFCDMEGIGWAWGGAIWVFTLVTYVPLDVLKFIIRYSISGKGWNNVQNKTAFTNKKDYGRGEREALWAREQRTLNGLSQPAGSDLLGSKEELSDIAAEAAKRAEIARLRELHTLKGHVESVVKQKGIDIDAIPQNYTV from the exons ATGGCGTCCCTCTCCCTCGAGGACGTCCGCGACGAGACCGTCGACCTG TCGACGGTGACGGTGGATGAGGTGTTCAAGACGCTCAAGTGCGACAAGAAGGGGCTGAGCGAGGCGGAGGGGGAGAACCGGCTCAAGCTCTTCGGCCCCAACAAGctggaggagaagaaggagagcAAGCTGCTCAAGTTCCTGGGCTTCATGTGGAACCCGCTGTCGTGGGTCATGGAGATCGCCGCCATCATGGCCATCGCGCTCGCCAACGGCGGCGGCCGGCCCCCGGACTGGCAGGACTTCGTCGGCATCGTCACCCTCCTCTTCATCAACTCCACCATCAGCTACATCGAGGAGGCCAACGCCGGGGACGCCGCCGCCGCGCTCATGGCCGGGCTCGCGCCCAAGACCAAGCTGCTCAGGGACGGCAACTGGGAGGAGCGGGACGCCGCCATCCTCGTCCCCGGCGACATCATCAGCATCAAGCTCGGCGACATCATCCCCGCCGACGCCAGGCTGCTCGAGGGCGACGCGCTCAAGATCGACCAGTCGGCGCTCACGGGCGAGTCCATGCCGGTCAACAAGTACGCCGGGCAGGAGGTGTTCTCGGGCTCCACGGTGAAGCAGGGCGAGCTGGAGGCCGTCGTCATCGCCACCGGCGTGCACACGTTCTTCGGCAAGGCGGCGCACCTCGTCGACAGCACCAACAACGTCGGACACTTCCAGCAGGTGCTCACGGCCATCGGCAACTTCTGCATCATCTCCATCGCCGCGGGCATGCTCGTGGAGATCATCGTCATGTACCCGATCCAGCACCGCGCGTACCGCGACGGCATCGACAACCTCCTCGTGCTGCTCATCGGCGGCATCCCCATCGCCATGCCCACCGTGCTCTCCGTCACCATGGCCATCGGCTCCCACCGGCTGTCGCAGCAGGGCGCCATCACCAAGCGCATGACGGCCATCGAGGAGATGGCCGGCATGGACGTGCTCTGCAGCGACAAGACCGGCACGCTCACGCTCAACAAGCTCACCGTCGACAAGACCCTCATCGAGGTGTGCTCCAAGGGCGTCGACAAGGACATGGTGCTCCTCTACGCCGCCAGGGCGTCCCGCGTCGAGAACCAGGACGCCATTGACACATGCATCGTCAACATGCTCGCCGACCCCAAGGAGGCCCGCGCCGGCATCAAGGAAGTCCACTTCCTCCCCTTCAACCCCGTGGACAAGCGCACGGCCATCACCTACATCGACGGCAACGGCGACTGGCACAGGGTCAGCAAGGGCGCGCCCGAGCAGATCATCGAGCTCTGCAAGATGGCACCGGACGCCGAGAAGAAGGTGCACACGCTCATCGCCTCATACGCCGACCGCGGCCTCCGGTCCCTCGGCGTGTCGTACCAGCAGGTCCCGGAGAAGAACAAGGAGAGCGCGGGCGACCCGTGGCAGTTCATCGGGCTGCTCCCGCTGTTCGACCCTCCGAGGCACGACAGCGCGGAGACCATCCGCCGCGCGCTCCACCTGGGCGTCAACGTGAAGATGATCACCGGCGACCAGCTGGCCATCGGGAAGGAGACCGGGCGGCGGCTGGGCATGGGCACCAACATGTACCCGTCCACGGCGCTCCTGGGCGACAAGAACACGGCCGTGGACGGGCTCCCCATCGACGAGCTGATCGAGAAGGCGGACGGGTTCGCGGGGGTGTTCCCGGAGCACAAGTACGAGATCGTGAAGCGGCTGCAGGACAAGAAGCACATCGTGGGGATGACGGGCGACGGCGTGAACGACGCGCCGGCGCTGAAGAAGGCGGACATCGGGATCGCGGTGGACGACGCGACGGACGCGGCGCGGTCGGCGTCGGACATCGTGCTGACGGAGCCCGGGCTGAGCGTGATCGTGAGCGCGGTGCTCACCAGCCGTGCCATCTTCCAGCGGATGAAGAACTACACCATCTACGCGGTGTCCATCACGATCCGGATCGTGCTCGGGTTCATGCTGGTGGCGCTGATCTGGAAGTTCGACTTCGCGCCCTTCATGGTGCTCATCATCGCTATCCTCAACGACGGCACCATCATGACCATCTCCAAGGACCGGGTGAAGCCGTCGCCGAAGCCGGACTCATGGAAGCTGGACGAGATCTTCGCGACGGGGGTGGTGCTGGGCACGTACATGGCGCTGGTCACCGTGGTCTTCTTCTACCTGGCGCACGACACGGACTTCTTCACGGAGACGTTCGGGGTGCACCCGATCCGGGACAACGACCGGCAGCTGATGGCGGCGCTGTACCTGCAGGTGAGCATCATCAGCCAGGCGCTCATCTTCGTGACGCGGTCGCGGAGCTGGTCCTTCGTGGAGCGGCCGGGGTACCTGCTGCTCTTCGCCTTCTTCGCGGCGCAGCTGGTGGCGACGGCGATCGCCGTGTACGCCGACTGGGACTTCTGCGACATGGAGGGGATCGGGTGGGCGTGGGGCGGCGCCATCTGGGTCTTCACCCTAGTCACCTACGTCCCGCTGGACGTGCTCAAGTTCATCATCCGCTACTCGATCAGCGGCAAGGGGTGGAACAACGTCCAGAACAAG ACGGCGTTCACCAACAAGAAGGACTACGGCAGGGGCGAGCGGGAGGCGCTGTGGGCCAGGGAGCAGAGGACGCTCAACGGCCTCAGCCAGCCGGCCGGCTCCGACCTCCTCGGCAGCAAGGAGGAGCTCTCCGACATCGCCGCGGAGGCCGCCAAGCGCGCCGAGATCGCCAGGCTCAGGGAGCTGCACACGCTCAAGGGCCACGTCGAGTCGGTCGTCAAGCAGAAGGGCATCGACATCGACGCCATTCCGCAGAACTACACCGTCTGA